The Meles meles chromosome 12, mMelMel3.1 paternal haplotype, whole genome shotgun sequence genomic sequence TCTTGTTCGTCCCCGAAGACTGCAGCCCAACAGGGTGAGATCTCTGCGGCCAGAGCacacttctctttccctcctgcctGGACTGGGGCCAATGGCTCACCTTGAACAGCTAGGAAGCTGGGAATGCTGAAACGGCTCTCATGTCTAAGTTATATTCCTTCAAACTACCtggcaaaaaaccccaaaaaaacaaaaacacaaaaaccaataTAGCAAGTTCAAGTCTCCTAACCTATCCGTAAGCTCAAGACACTTGCCTTCTCACACCACAATAACAAAATGGAGGATTTTCTCATGTATCAAGTTTATATAACACGTATGTGTGCATCTCTATCCGTATGAGTGTTATTATCCATGACCATGTTGtctaaagggggggggggtggaaaaaTTACAAATACCAAAAAATGTATCTGTACATATATAGTGTCTCTAACTAGCCTGGGTCCCTAGCATGTGGCAGAAAGCACCCACATGGGACAGTTGCTATGAACAACAGTTCCCTTCTTCTTGGGTTGAGAGGAAGGGTAGGGGCTGAATGGTGACACACCTGACTGAACCGGGTTAACCAGCAATGGAGATGCAGAGTAAAACTGGAACATGATGATTAAAAGCTTCCAAACTAGTCCTGATGTTCTAATTTGGTGACCATATTACTCACAAAGGAAGCACCATTTATCTCTGCCATCCTTCAGcattcctctccttttttcctagAAGCCCATAACCTAATGCTCTCTTAAATCTGTCAGCCCTTTCAGGTAGCACATTTTTACCTCCTTCCTCCAGGACGGGATCAACACGCCCATCTTCCAAGGGCTCGCTGCCAGGTGATCAGGGGAAAGCAGTAGTTCAAGGTGTGAATGCCGCTAGAAAGGTTTGCATGAGAAAGGTGATTTTCAAATGCCTACCTGAAAGGGTGGGAGGCACAGAATGGGCTGGTGACAGGTGAAAAAACGGAGCTGCTCTGGCAGGCTCCCAATCCTCCCCCTTCAAGGTTGCCCTGAGTCCGTCAGCATCCCAGGGTTGCATACACGGACTGATTCAACACAGGAGCCCTTCGTCATCCTCACACCTCTCTTCCAGTATGAGGAGCAGCTTGTGACTTCCTGCTGCACAGTCAACACACCCAAACTCATTGCCTGGACAGCCAGAAGGGGCTCAAGTGTTCACAGTCACTCAACAGGAATCCCAGCTCTCAGAATGCAGtgggtttccagaaggaagacccACTGGGGTCCCCAAAGCAGCCCCGGGGCAAAGCTCTGTGACCGAACAGCTGTGATCAAAAGGTCAGACACTCCCGACTGTTTACAGTCCTGTAAGAGATCGcctgcttttttctttctgaaaaatccCCTGCATGGGCCAAGTTTAGGATAggatatgaatttaaaaaatgagtgatgAATAAAAGTTGATGgtcatatataaatgtatcttttTCAGGGAGAAAGAACAGGCTCTGTTCATTGTTAAAGTATAAGCTGAAACAAAGTCTGGCTGTAAAGAAAGCTgaagaggaggatggggagaatTAGTGAAAACCTGAACCACGTCTAATGAGGCTTGGCCTCCTGGAGTAGAGAGGATATACTGTGGTCGGCTGTCTAGTTTAAAGCCACGCACGTTAGGAAACACAGCTCTGGCGATGGTGAGGTATCTCGGCCGGCTTAAACACTCATTTATTTCCAGACTATGCAGAAACTCATTCCCCATTATAAAGACTTGACACCCTTCCGAGCCCATCCTCTCTCGGGGTACAGCAGACGAAGAGACAGTTTTACAAATCTGAAAACCCAACAGGCCCCAAATTCTACAGaccctaaaattttaaaagttcatctGTTTCCATGGTGATGTGTGCATATCAAGTAGACAATCCCTCCAGCTTGAAGCCCACTAACTTGTTCATCCTCTGCGATCCCCCGCTGAGGACAAGAGCCAAATCCTGCCCCTTTAGACAGCACTTAGCAAGTGGACAGAAGCTCGATCAACCAACAGTTGACTTGAATTCAGTGTCCTTACGCCACCACTAGAACTCAGTAAAAAAAGGGTATCCCTGCAAGGTTTCAAATCTGCAAGCTacgttttctttcattttggttcaTCAAGGTCAATCGACAGCCCCCTCTTGACCAACTAATTTCCCCTACCTTCTCCTCTTTCTAAATTGTCTAGAGAAGTCTTTAAAAAGGCTCCTGACTAACTGGTATTATGCAGTGAAGGGTCAATCAAGAGAAGTAAGAACAGGTCCTAGAAATAAAGGTCTAGCAAATGACAGATTCACGTTACATGTTTGTTTCCAAGATTATCAACACGGGCAACTGCACTGCAATTTCTACATCAATTCTGCTTTGCATATGGCATCTAGGATACCAAAGGTGAACTTGAAACTGAACTTTTTATTAAATAACTGAAGTGGGGATTTAACTGGCCTAGGCCAAGGCCGAACTTGCTTCCACAGTCCCATGTGCAAGGAGCCGTCCTACCTGCAGACGGTGCTCTCATGAGCAGTGACAAGAGGACTGCCTTCCAGGTAACATTTGTTTGGGGGAGCCAGGTTTTAAAATCCAGGTGACACCAAGATTTAAGTGTTAAATGAATGCCACTTTCTCATTCCGCAGCAAATACTTCTCTGTTTCCTGGATCAGCTTTAATAGTGAGCTGACATACAGACGGGTTCATAGCAATTTAGAATAATTCACTTATATCATGACTGCAATATTATAtgagttaaaaatacagatttctttccTAAAACAACTGCTGCAAAACAGTCAGTGCTTCACCTTTTAACTTTCTTTATTCTGATCTGGTTTTAATAGTTAATGAGGCCAAAATCCTGCCAATGCTACTACTTGCTAAGGGGAAAATGGATTAATTTACAAAGATTCCTGGTACAAAAGCCATAGTAGGAGATGCTCAATAACTGTTTCCTGCATGAGTGAAAAAAAGTTACGTAGTTACGTAACTGACACTTAGTTTCTCCACCAATTTGAATGGGAGAGCAAATACTCCTGTAGCAGGAAAAGGAAGGTAGCCATAAACTAAcattaaaaatcaggaaaatgccCTTTTTAAACAAGGTAGCTAATCCTAACAGCTCCAAATAACTCATAAGAAAGTTCTGTTACAATTGCTTTGGCTGTTAAACCCACTACACTCCCTTCATGTTTATAGAAGTCTGATTCCCTCTTTAAGAAAGAGAGTAGCCCtcccaaattaaaaacaagactTTGGTGACTATTTcagtaatacataaaatatatgtctGTTTTGTTCGGGCTTTTTTCCTATTAAGCAGAGAGATAGAttattccttctcccttcccacaCTAAGCACCTGAAGGAAGACTGCTTCCCCAGCGCAATCAACATCCGACTTCTCAAAGGCAAAGTCACTAAAGACTGTGAGTGCCCCACAGAGAGGCTGCTCCAATTTTCATTTGGGAAACTGTACGGACTGACTCTGGCCCCTAGTGAAGCCAATGAAACAGACACAGACCCTGTGCTCCACCAACCCCAGAATCTCCCCACTACTCACTCCCACCTGCAGAATTCCTTAGAAGTATTTCTGGAAATAATCTGGGTTAAAGTCAAGTAAGAACTGAAGACACCTTTGGCACATGCTTACGAACGTGTCTAAGTCTATTTTAGGGAGctgattttcacatttttgtttggTGCTGGAGAGAGGCACGGTCTATAAAAGCTTTAGCAACAAAGCTCTGatatttagagaatttaaatcCTCACTATATTCTTGCGTGTCGATGCTAAAGACTAAAGTTAGAAATCTCTATGCCAGGATATCTAAGCTGAAGTATTGTTCTCTGAGGCAGGAAAAATGCTGTATTTTCGTGCAAGGAGAACAGCTCTGAAAAATGTAGGATGGGCTGTGCTAAACCTTTTTAAATGTACCATGTGATCTCCCAAGACTGCTAGGAAGCTGCACCGTAACTGGATCATCTTAGGTCACAACAGCTATGCAGGAGGAGGGGAGACAAGAATTGCCCTTTGCTTTTAACAGCCATTCCAGAGAATTAAAGAGTGGACTCCTTAAAGCAACCATCACAACTCTCACCACGACTCCTCGCCACCCTCTCCCCAAAACCAACAAAAGCCAGTAAATTCACAggaataaaaatcacaaattccATAATCGTTAATCCTTGAATGCATTCATTTTTCAACCAGTCGCACAAAGGACACACTTAGTAACACTCTTCAAAAAGTCAAGTCTCAAAACGTAGAGAGTAAATGCACTTAAAGGAATAGGCTcttcattttttgagaaacttgCACTATTAGAAGAGATCGGAGCATCAGGGGGTGAGTATTGTCAGGAAGTCGAGAATAAAATGGCCAACAGTGGAATTCCGTGCAATGCCACTGGTTGGGTCTAGCTGATACTAAGGTTAGATGGCCTATGTTTATAATTAAGTAATAATGACTGAAGCTCAAGGTACACACAGCATTTCCTGAAGATTAATGACCGGCAAGAGGAGCTGGCCTCCTGAAGCAGTGCCTTGGGCCACTAACCCCAGCCGGTCTACAATACCCAGGAAATGCCCTGGACCTCAAGTGGTTCTGTGATTTTAACAAATACAAGAGGAAAAAGTTTAATATCGGCTTTCTACATAAACTAAACATTCGGTTCACTCCTTGAATACTCAGACTTTAGAAAGCGAGCTCTACAGGGGTTAACAAAAGAGTTTCCTTAAAACTCCTTAatgctgattaaaaaaatttaaacataaataaaaagctGACTTAAATATGTGCAAAAAGAACAACTTTTTGTAGTGTTTTAACTACAAGAAACTTATGCAAAAATGTTTGCATAATAACAATCTAGCCAACATATGGACACTCAAATCTATATTTAAGTTTAATCTATATTTATCTGACTctaactcagaaaaagaaaagaatccgtAGTCAGGTTTAGAGACTGATTTATCTCACTCAGTGGAAACAAGACTATGACGGGGAAACTGCATTCCTcagaccaaaacaaaacccactaaGCAACTCCCTCCTCCATCTTCTGTGAACTTAAGTCAGGAATCTATAGGACACTATATGCCAGACAGATGCCAGCAGACAAACCGCTTCATTATTATTCCAACCAGACACAGATTTTAATAAACCTTCTCAGGCGTTTAACTCTTAATCAATCAGGCGCTACCCTAAACCAGGAAGTTTTAAGGGTCTTACTTGATCAGAAGaatgtgaacatttatttttgctttcagagaaaaagcaaatccaaattctccaaagaagaattCTCCTCTCGAGGCTCTCACAACTGCAGAAAGCCACCCCCTGATCTATCGGAAATGTACCACGCACACTGGAAGTAGAGAAAGACATAGCCTGCAGGTCTTGTGTACTTTAGAGAACTTTGGTGTTTATATTACCATTCACAGCCCCTTTCTCTGCTGGCCTTGGGGCTTGCTGATTAGCTGGTAAACCTCTGAAAGGGTCAGTTTGTCCAGAACTGGAATTTCCACTTCAGAAAAAGCACAGAGGTACCTGACATCTGTTCCTTGAAGGCCTGCACTACAACCTCCAGACTTACGGGGGAAATTCCTACTTCTGCTTGATGGCAGGGAGGTCAAAGTTGTAAAACCTCCAGGGGCTAGGCCTGCCTACAGAATAGAGCACAGTCCCCAAAGACCTTTGGTTTCTGGCTCCTAGAGAAGTCTCCAAAAGAGGAACACAATTTTAAGAATATGAACCTATTCCTCTAAATAATAAGACCAGAAGCATCCAGGGAAGCCCTCAATCTCCACCTAAAATTTGGTACTGCttagaattaaataattttaatattaaaacagTCCCCTAATCCTTGATGAGGactctgaagcccagagaggtgaacTAATTTGCCCAAGATGGCTCAGCTTCTGGGCTACGTGCAGCTCTTCACTATGGGTGTTCTTGCCACCCTACTGTGCTGCTGGGTCTTAATTAAATATCTCCATTCTTGAGTCTTATCTGCCCTCTAGATGGTGAGCCTCATGGGGCAAGAGACAGGCAGCAAGGTTTGGTGACCGCGGTGCTGGGCACCACAGGGCACAGAGTCTGGCTGGTAGTGCAGATATCTGTTCTATTAACAAGTGACTTCAGCTTCTGGAAACTACACCCCAAACATCACTTTACATTCAGCTACCTGTTACAGCATAAACTGGCACTGGACTGCCAATCTCTCCACTCTCCACCCACATACAGGAAGTGGGCTTGGCATGTTTTCCTTTTCAGTATggaaccgtttttttttttttttttttgttttttcaatcttCGTAAGTTATGGGTAATATGCAAAAGAGTATTTTAATGGTTgctttattcaaatatattttaagtaactgCTTCCTCTATATGCATGGTATTCCTGCACCCTGCCTTAGAAAACTCCTGCGTTCAATGGAGAGGCGGCTGCCTCCAACCCTTTTGTTCTGCAAACTTTGAAGTTTTAGCCTTTCTGCGCAGCAGGGATTTAGAGAGCGTGCCTTCTCACATCTTTTAAGGTTGGATGTAAACTTTCCTGAAAAGCACCAAGAGTTAAGCTTCTAAGAGTGATCTCCAATCTGATTCAGTATATTTAGTACTTTTTAAaactcctccccgcccccaacccagACCTGCATTAGCACAAGTTAGTCCCAAATGGTACCACAGAAACATTTCATGCATAGAGTTTGGTTTGGTTACCTGGGTGGGGGAAACAATAGCAGGTGAAACTACTGTGGGAGAATTGGTGCTTCTGTGCCCATTGGCTTCTGGAAGAAGAGGCAGGGGGTCGTGTTTCACGGAAACCACCACCACCGCATCCACAGGCTCCGAGGGGCGGATACAAAGTCTTTTGGGGGAAGAGGGGCCGCAGATATCCCCCGACCCGAACACGGACTCGTACAGAGCGCGCTTGGGCGCAGCCTCGGATTTCACGTCGGGCGCGACCTGGCTGTCTTTGGGGAGGATATAGGTGTTTCCCAGCGAGGGCGGCTGGGggcggtggtggtgggagggatgggtgggggggtggtgggagtggTGCCGAGCCGCCCCGTTCAGAGCCTCCGCGTAGCAGCCCTGAGGGGCGGGCGAGCCCAGTTTGGTGCCGATGCCAGCGATGCTGTTGAGCGTGGCGATGGAGACCGCGCCGATGCAGTGGTTGGTGTAGGTCTTGGAGAGCTTGGCCGCCTTCGAGAGCATCTGCATCCTGGTGCCCAGCAAGTTCTTGCCGATGGCTTTGTTCTCGTACCAGGTCACATCGCCCTCGCTGCAGTGGTCCCGGGGCCGCTGGAAGAACGCCTTGCAGAGTGGGTTGCGCTTCGACAGGTACTTCACGAAGCTGGCGTAGGGGCAGAACTCGGTGCCCGTCTCGTACATGCGGGGCAAGTTCTCCTCGTCGCTGCTCTCTGCACGCTTCTTGCTCCACGACGACGAGCGCGACTTGTGGTAGGGCCCGAGGGACTTAAAGTAGACGAACTTGCGGCCGTCCTCGTCCATAGCCAGCCCAAAGGAGTCCTCCTCCAGCTCGCGCTGGTTCTCGCGGCCGCGTGTGCAGAAGTACATGCACGTCTCGAACCAGACCTTGTTGAGCAGCCCGAAGGGCGTGTTGGTGCTGAAGACGCTGGAGGTGTAGAGCTTGCGCAGGTCGGCACGCGTGATGGCTTGCTTCTGCACCACCGGCCCGGCGCCCTGCTCCTCGAGCTTGCGGATGACCGCGGCCAGCGTCAGGTTGGCGCTGCGCAGCTCGGGGTCCTTGGTGAGGTCGAGCGTGCGGCAGTACGGGGGCTCGTTGAGGTAGCGGTTGAGGGAGCTGCGGATGCTGATGAGCGACGACTTGCTGTAGAGCTGGCCGCTCTTGGAGCGGGCCTCGGCGTAGAAAGAGCGCAGCACGCGGCACAGCGCCCCCTTGTCCATGGTCTCGAAGTCCGGGCTCTGCGCCTTCTCGCTCAGGTACTCCCGGAAGATGCGCACGGCGTAGCGGGTGGCCAGCCGGGTGTTCTCGCTCAGCCGGGCCCGCTCGGGGCGCTGCAGCACGTCGGGGTCCAGCTCGGCGTTGTCCCCGGGCGGCCCGCCGCGGGCCCGGGGCGCCAGCAGTCGCGGCGGCGCCTCGGGCTCCAGCGCGGCGCTCTGGTCCATATTGATCATATGGACCGGCTCGGGTTCCAGCTCCTCCCCGGCCGAGTCCTCGGGTTCCAGGGGCTCATCCCAGTCCagccccatctcctcctcctcctcttcctcctcctcgtcctcctccagccccccacctccgtcctcctcctcctcctcctcgtccccCGTTATCTGCACCTCCTGGATCTCgtcgtcctcctcctcttcctcctcctcctcgcccgCGCTGCAGTAGTGCGGGCGGCCgtggcggcggccgcggcccccCGCACCGCGCTCGCCCTCGCCCCGCTCCCCATTGttctcggcggcggcggcggcggcggcgctggcGCTGCCGCCCGCGCTGGTGTTACAGTCCCCGCTGCCAGGCATTCTCGCCATATTGCCGTCTCTCTGCCAGTCCTCGGGCAGGGCGCATGCGCTATATTGGACCGCAGCGCTCAGAGCTTTTGTGTTTAATGACCTTCAGCTACCGGGAGGCAAAGCCGGGCTCTTAAAGGAGCCGCGCTCCAATTGTCAGTTTGGAGCGCAGCTCCGGAGGGGCAGCGGCGCGCAGGggatggaggggaagggaggcggGAGTAAGTTAGACAGGGAGAGGGTAAGGACGGGGGCTGGCTGGAccctcttcctccccaacccctctcctCACTCCTAAGAAAACtttgaaggggggagggagaaaggggagggagagctGTCGGTGGGGGTGAAACACTCCCAACTTACCCTCTGGCGGAGTGGCGCGCGGGCCCGGgcgggagagggagggcaggcgGGAGGGCAGGCGGGAGGGCGGGGCGGTCTCGCTTCTTTAAGTAATGCCCGAGGAGCAGTGCCCCTTCCACCGCCCCCTCATTGCCCCCCGGAGCCGGGGGTTCCGGGAGGCGGCAGCGCCGGGCCGGCCGCGGGTGCTGCTCGGAGAAGCCCGTGTCTGGGGCCGCCCGGAGCGGAGCGGAGCAGGCAGGTTAATGAGCAGGGTGGAGGAGGCACCGCGAGGCCCCGCACCCTCTCTGCGCCCGCGGCCAGGGCGCAGCGGGCGAGGCTTGGGAGCGGGATGGGGCTGGCGGCGGCTGCTCCCCCACCTACTTGCTGGCGGCGAGGCGCGGGGGCCTGGGGCCAGCCGCACGGCTCCCAGCTCCCTTTCCGACTCTTGCAAAGGAGCGAAACACGCCCCACGTCAGCCTCATCCCTTTCGACTTTTCCAACAGCCTCTTTTAAGCTGTCATTAAAGACCTGGGGCGCTCCCCGTAGGTCTAGGGCAAGTCCGCGCCGGTCCCGCCAGCCTGGggaagaagcaggaaagaaagactGGGAGGGGCGGGTGGGAGGGGAGACACCGGGAGAGGCGCTCCGGACCCGAGGGACCCCTCCCCACCCGCGCTGGCCGCCGCCCTCGGTGCCTCGGAGCACACTGACACAACTCCCTCTGGCGAGGCGCTCCACCTGGTTGGAGCTAGAGCAATGCCCGTTCCTAAGGCCCGtcggcgggcaggcgggcggaaAAAGTGAACTTGGGTCTCGGCCGCCCCCGCCACCGCCACAATTCTGGCAATTCGGATCCCGGGCGCACTCGTTCCAAGTTTGCCAACCGCCATTCTTTCGCCCTCCGGGCTGCGCTGCCTCCGGCGCACGGGGGCGGATACCTCCGAAACTGGAAAGGCGGCCAAAGAGCTCGCCGGGTCCCGCTTTCCCATAGGAGACACTGTCCCACTTCCAGCCCAACGCCCGCCCCCGGCGCGCCCAGACTCTGGGCGCGTCCTCCGTCGCCGCCTCCCGCGCTCTCCCGACCCAGGGGCAGCGCCCCCAGAGCCGCCGGAGACCTCGGCTGTTTTCTTTGGCGGCACAACACTGGCCACCTCCGGAGCTCGCGCTGCATCCTAATTTTCTCCTCCTCGGGCAGCCCGAGTGTCCCCTGGCGCTCCCGCCAGCCTCGAATCCCAGGGGCTAGGGGAACCAACTTAGCCAAGTCCTAGCAGCGCGACCCCGGGGCGTGCCGACCCTGCAGTGAAAACAGCCTCGCCAGCTTCTCCAGGGCGTCCTCGGATTTGCCACCGAGTCCTAATTCTAGGCACTTCGGTTGTAGAAGTCTTGTCAATTGCCTGTCCCCCGCTCCCTTCCGGATCCCTCGTCTTGCTTTCAGGgcagtttataattttatgtatcaataGAAACCCATCCGTCAATttgtagttt encodes the following:
- the KCTD1 gene encoding BTB/POZ domain-containing protein KCTD1 isoform X1 — its product is MARMPGSGDCNTSAGGSASAAAAAAAENNGERGEGERGAGGRGRRHGRPHYCSAGEEEEEEEEDDEIQEVQITGDEEEEEEDGGGGLEEDEEEEEEEEEMGLDWDEPLEPEDSAGEELEPEPVHMINMDQSAALEPEAPPRLLAPRARGGPPGDNAELDPDVLQRPERARLSENTRLATRYAVRIFREYLSEKAQSPDFETMDKGALCRVLRSFYAEARSKSGQLYSKSSLISIRSSLNRYLNEPPYCRTLDLTKDPELRSANLTLAAVIRKLEEQGAGPVVQKQAITRADLRKLYTSSVFSTNTPFGLLNKVWFETCMYFCTRGRENQRELEEDSFGLAMDEDGRKFVYFKSLGPYHKSRSSSWSKKRAESSDEENLPRMYETGTEFCPYASFVKYLSKRNPLCKAFFQRPRDHCSEGDVTWYENKAIGKNLLGTRMQMLSKAAKLSKTYTNHCIGAVSIATLNSIAGIGTKLGSPAPQGCYAEALNGAARHHSHHPPTHPSHHHRPQPPSLGNTYILPKDSQVAPDVKSEAAPKRALYESVFGSGDICGPSSPKRLCIRPSEPVDAVVVVSVKHDPLPLLPEANGHRSTNSPTVVSPAIVSPTQDSRPNMSRPLITRSPASPLNNQGIPTPAQLTKSNAPVHIDVGGHMYTSSLATLTKYPESRIGRLFDGTEPIVLDSLKQHYFIDRDGQMFRYILNFLRTSKLLIPDDFKDYTLLYEEAKYFQLQPMLLEMERWKQDRESGRFSRPCECLVVRVAPDLGERITLSGDKSLIEEVFPEIGDVMCNSVNAGWNHDSTHVIRFPLNGYCHLNSVQVLERLQQRGFEIVGSCGGGVDSSQFSEYVLRRELRRTPRVPSVIRIKQEPLD